The DNA sequence TAAATGTAATGCATGTGTGTTTTTCAAAAGCTATTGCAATGTTCCATGATGAACGCACCTCTTTCCACTGATGTGCCTTCTGTTGAATTTTTTGTAGTGTGTGTTCCAGTTTAGATTTTCTGGCTCTAACAGCATCCTTCAGAAGCTTGTTCTGGGACTGAAGATCGGAAACAATTCCCCTTAAGCGTTCCCTTTCCTTCAGTTTGTGTGGGGCTGTGTGAGCCAGCATATCCTGGGCAGCATTACCAGATGGGCGCCTGATAAACACAAGACAGTTCATATTACTATGATATTAGCATTAAAGTATCGAACAAGGGCTCCCAGAGTCTATAATTTTATTACCAAGTCttattattgaaatatataatacatgtacatagggcTTGTaaggatccagaaatttttccATTTGAAGGGTCCCTTGTTGATCATTTTATCCAGGCGAGAATCCAAACGCACACCTgacctggatttctcaaaaataacTTAAGAGTCAAAACTTGGActgttcaaataaaagaaaaactcAGATTTTCCCCCCGAGAAATCCAAGCTTGCACTATCTGACTATAggtttgtataattaaaatggcatacaaatgacaaaaatatctatttttaacCAATCTCAAGGAGGTCTGGACCTCCCTCTAAATCAACACTTATAGTGGTTCTATAAAGCAAATAATCACCAACAGATGTGAACATGCCACTGCTGTCATTCAATTCCCACGTGGCAGTGTATTTGATTGACTGCACAAAAACCAAAGCTAGGTTCTTACCAGGCTTTCTTTCCTTTGTTGGGATTCTCTTCGATCAGATCATTCAAACCATTTAATAACTTTCCTATGTTCTCTTCTTTCAGCATCCAGTCTATTTCCTCCTTAAAAAATACATGGAAAGAACTATGTACGATTTCGGCATAATTATACCCTCAAACGTTAAAATTCATCTGAGACCTTTGACATGAAATATACTGCATGCATACTTATTTTaccatttttcaaatttgacagTCGCAGCTGATGCAATCACGATTTATTGATTGTTCTGTTTGATAATGGAAGAATTTTCATATTCTAACCCAAACCATAAATTAGCACTCTTGCTTCAATGCCGCTAAAATTTGAATCTTGCTAAAAGAAATGGATGCACATTATTTTCTTCAAAACTACAATTCTTATTCAGAGCtataactttttatgtcaccagtccagctggactgacagggtataatttcaaccagtctgtagaaaaatttaccagttcaccagttttccagaaataattaaacatatttcgctATTAATTGacatattaaaatgaaataaaggaATGTAACtaaatatgcctcagacaatattgtaaacCTTATGtgacatttatatttactaatcggGTTCCTCTGATATATCTACAGAGAAATACCAAATGTGTGTTTTAAGATTCCATATTAATaagtatgttttccaaaatgacatTCTGGAAAATAGGGCAGTCCCATCGGACAGACTGGCGtaaatgtcagtcagtctgcCAGACGTTTAACCAGTTACAGATTgatgggcatatgttaatttctaGCCTTGTATGTAATCTCTACAACCAATTCCATGATATTCCTTGTTTTGACAACAGAGGTGAAATATTACATTGTCGGCTATCATTTTTAACTAGCATCTTGACTCTTGAaccattatttttctttcaaatttccaATATATTCTTATGTAACTTCGATTCCATAGATGTAAGCCCACCCCGGTCAAATaggaatctacactacatagtgtcaaacataaatatttcatataacaaagaagaaacaagatgtgtttgtgaaatactgcTGCCCTTGTATgaccaaactccaaggtcaagacatgatgaggtcaaaattttgatacaaaaagaaaacttttctcacaaggaatacacatgtgaaatatgtaAAACCCATATCAACATCTGTTCAAAGGTTATGACCAAAGTTGAAGTTTTTGCGTAAAAACAGACaccaaacaaaatgtgtttgtgaaacacaaatgtccccgataatggccaattccgaagatggccaaggtcacaaggacaaatatcttggtaccagtagaaagatcttgtcacaagaaatgctcatgtacaatatgaaagctctaatatttaacatttagaagttatgaccaatgtaaaaaaaaaaatttaaagtaggtcaaatgtcaaggtcaaaaggttcaataccaacggaaagatcttgtaacaaggaatactcatgtgaaatatcaaagctctatctcttactgttcaaaagttattagcacggttaaagttttcaaaaagtaggtcaaactccaaggtcaaggtcacagagtcagaaatgttggtacccacggaaaggtcttgtcacaagaaatactcatgtgaaataccaaagctctatcacttactgttcaaaaggtattagcaaggttaaagttttcaaaaagtaggtcaaattccaaggtcaagggtaaaaaatgttggtacccacggaaaggtcttgtcacaaggaatactcatgtgaaatatcaaagctctatcacttactgttcaaaaggtatttgcaaggttaaagttttcaaaaagtaggtcaaacgtcaaggtcacggggtcaaaaatgttggtacccacggaaaggtcttgtcacaaggaatactcatgtgaaatatcaaagctctatcacttattgttcaaaagttattagcaacgttaaagttttcaaaaagtaggtcaaactccaaggtcaaggtcatggggtcaaaaatgttggtacccatggaaaggtcttgtcacaaggaatactcaagtgaaatatcaaagctctatcacttactgttcaaaagttattagcaaggttaaagtttcagacagaatgacagaattgcaaaatgacagaatgacagacaggacaaaaacaatatgccccccgatcttcgatctcgggggcataaaaaatatCTATGCCCCCATACCTCCAATTACAGGGGACAAAAAAGCAAAACTTAACAAAACAAGACGTAAACATCAGGTGAAATGAATTATAATGGGAATAATGAtcttttcatttattatttgtGTTGATAGGTGATTTTACAGTTGTAAACAACTGTTTTACCAGCGCCGGTAAAACTCAGCTTGCGACTGTAAGAAACATTAAGTTGCAAAGAACAAATGAGACAATGAGTAATtccttaatttttttaaatccatttaAAGTATTCATATTATGCTTTTAAAATTGTAACTGTGAATCTTCGTAATAAATTTCTTTCCTTCAAagttggtttcttctgtaaaataTATCGTATTGGAAATATTGAATCGCGGTataagtattgcaatacgtACTGTATCATGAAGGGGGTGTATCTTTTCAGTCCTACTTTCTTGCAAATTCACACTGAACAGTGATTCACTAATTGAAAGTAATTGCATACAATAATACTATACATTTAAATTATCATAAACACTTACAGCAACATTTGACTTGAGCTGTGCCAGTAACTGTGCATGCATCTTTTTCAGAACCTGTGGATGACGCTCATACAACGGACGTAAATGTTCCTTGAACAAAGAGAAcctaaaaatataaaacatgcaATAAACTATCCTTTATCTAGTATAAACAATTTCTGCCTCATTCCACTActtgcttcttttttttcaaaagctttGTGAGATTTCATTGTTTGTTCAAAACATAGGGACTTTTCATTTAATAGTCATTTTATGTACTAATAGATATATTAAAAcagggatagacattaacttttcATCTTACTTTCCAGTCAgaaaaatcaaagttttacttgtccGAATAAAAAACTTAGTTGTCCAAAATATTTTTGGCTCTGATAAGCCTATCAACCAGTAATTCTAATTATCTCCCTCTGTCAACATGGTCAGTCGGTGAATAATTAAGTTTTCCCTTCTTTAGAATAGTTTTCCCTGATTCAAGTTTGCCCTTCTTCCCCAATGTAAGAAATTAAATACGAGTGGAATTTGCCATACAAGTTACATTATTGTAGctgaatgaaattgaaaaatatgtCATTGAAAGTTATAGGTAAGAAAATTGCAAAATGCAATGTagggaaatacatgtaaatcttttcACTACAAAATAACAGACTAGGGACTAGGGATTCAAAAAAAGTTTCATAAGTGTAACAAACCATTTTAATCAATAACACAATAAATTTGACTGAGAAGTATTTATAAGCCTCTGATCTGAGGATCGAACCAGAGACGTCTGGCACAACAATCTAGTGATCTATCCATCAAGCCAAagggttaaccctttagctcaTTCAATAGGGCACTGAAATGTGGTGCCAGAAGTTCCAGGTTCAAACCTTGGTAGGGACATAATGTCACATTATTATGTTTACTTTCTTGATCCTTTCTTGTTACACATTTACATCTAAGTAAAACGGTTATAATTTGCATTGCTACTCTTGTTAGATATCACACAAGTGTTTAAAGTTGATCAGTGTGTTTTAAATCCCTCCCTTGTGTTGTTAAAATATGTGACAAGACCAAGTGTGTAGGAAGCATGCTTCTGTGAGATTTCACAACTTGTGTCAATTCTGGACCAGGAGAATCAAATGCTAGAAAATGGAGGCTTCTAACAAGTGGCTATCCAAAGTTTAAATTAAATAGCCTAATCGCTTGGTCCACCTCAGTGATAGTTTATTCACTTTTACAAAATACAGACTGTATACTGTCAATCATTTCAACTGCgaatgttttgaataaattccaAGATTCCTGGTAAATTTTAAAGGTACAGTGTGTATGTTGGGAAATTATAGTGCATTGGAATAATGGGTAAATCAGTTTACAAACACTCTACTATACTGAAGATCGCATTAAAAAATGTTGAGCACCTATattcatacactgtacatttacaATACTACACTATTGATCTGACATATTACTGTACATTTACAATACTGCACTATTGATCTAACATATTACTGTACATTTACAATACTACACTATTGATCTGACATATTACTGTACATTTACAATACTACACTATTGATCTGACATATTACTGTACATTTACAATACTGCACTATTGATCTGACATATTACTGTACATTTACAATACTACACTATTGATCTCACATATTACTGTACATTTACAATACTGCACTATTGATCTGACATATTACTCTACATTTACAATACTATACTATTGATCTGACATATAACTGTACATTTACAATACTACACTATTGATCTGACATATTACTGTACATTTACAATACTACACTATTGATCTGACATATAACTGTACATTTACAATACTACACTATTGATCTGACATATAACTGTACATTTACAATACTATACTATTGATCTGACATATAACTGTACATTTACAATACTACACTATTGATCTGACATATTACTGTACATTTACAATACTACACTATTGATCTGACATATAACTGTACATTTACAATACTACACTATTGATCTGACATATAACTGTACATTTACAATACTACACTATTGATCTGACATATTACTCAGTGATTCATTTTGGCGTGCGTCCTGCGTAAATTACGCATTGAATTTGCTCAGGACACATTATTTCAATAActgaaaacttgaaattatatgaaaatgttttaattttcctTCCGGTAATTCGTACAAAATCTAAGCTCCAGAACGTACTGCACACCCGAGATATTCCGAATTaagaattatgatatttcattggTCAACTCGCATTGCATTAACcaatgaaacaaaatgatatatatggCATTACGGCGGGTAAACAAAACTGGGAACTAGAATTTCCTCGCATATAATCCGATtccaccaattttttttttttactttaaaaaagtcTAATCAAGGAAAGTTAACAACATTTTTGCAAAGTGATGTGAATGATAATATTGTCAGTTACTACgggtaaaaaaacaaaacaaacgcGGAGTCCCCGAAATCAAACGTCGGTCCTGAAAAAGAAGTAGAGGTTGAGAAAATTCGAAAGGTGAAAAAAAATGTCACCAAATATGGTTTACACTTTATTCTTCGCTAAGATttgagaaaaatgaagaaaatggagaAAAATTTATTATTGCAGCATTTGCACACAACACAGAAAAACTAAATGGCATGAACAAAGTAGCTAGGAATAAAAACTTCCATCATTCAACTTTAAGCAGACGCGTGAACTTGACGGATCATAAACTTATTTGTGTGTGTGGATTGGTTAGTATCAGAAAATTTACATTGCACCActattaaaattcaaatcattgatTGATCAGTTGCATGAACTTGGTCTTGAGAATTTTCTTCATCCGAAAATCATTTTGCAATATGA is a window from the Ostrea edulis chromosome 5, xbOstEdul1.1, whole genome shotgun sequence genome containing:
- the LOC125649825 gene encoding uncharacterized protein LOC125649825 isoform X1; translated protein: MMEIEMEKSEGPNDDTPVEDQEKNVQEDAKDVDGKRMQCLKQSLDLSLEKFYSSIKFSLFKEHLRPLYERHPQVLKKMHAQLLAQLKSNVAEEIDWMLKEENIGKLLNGLNDLIEENPNKGKKAWRPSGNAAQDMLAHTAPHKLKERERLRGIVSDLQSQNKLLKDAVRARKSKLEHTLQKIQQKAHQWKEIDQVVENFDLEEAKKFHVKYSNYSCIR
- the LOC125649825 gene encoding uncharacterized protein LOC125649825 isoform X2, whose translation is MSPMLKSMSPNFIPSNKQPDNHRFSLFKEHLRPLYERHPQVLKKMHAQLLAQLKSNVAEEIDWMLKEENIGKLLNGLNDLIEENPNKGKKAWRPSGNAAQDMLAHTAPHKLKERERLRGIVSDLQSQNKLLKDAVRARKSKLEHTLQKIQQKAHQWKEIDQVVENFDLEEAKKFHVKYSNYSCIR